The following are encoded together in the Flavobacterium sp. TR2 genome:
- a CDS encoding ATP-binding protein codes for MLRSPFFYLLTFLFFFSCKEKTIAPAKVDLNREKALKLRDLGIENLQSKNYNGAFYNFNKSKLDFEILKDSANIVYNLIQMASIQQINGDYYGSKETLTEALPYVKKKDIYSVSINNFFGIADKELALYDDAIYYYKEAIKDAENNVSKFSPLNNIAVIYIEQKKYEKAIQILESILNESQISKQSKARVLDNLGFAYFKIGNTDKGLALMHEGLKIRNEIQDLYGIIGSNLHLVQYYSKTNIQKSNAYAVNAYEIATKLNSIDERLKALSFLISNDSKAQNAYAQKFIFLNDSIIKVRNNFKNKFARIKYDSKKEKDENQKLRLEKAENLIALKDAENERNIFIACFAVFFFLLVYLKKQYDNRNRIEKMKTAYDIETRIAKDIHDGLANDVFHAITYTQTQPLANESNKENLLQKLDNIYSRVRGISRENNDIDTGSNFASNLKEMLSTYNSTQTNVIINGVEKINWDSVEDLKKIAIQRVLHELMVNMKKHSEAPVVSIKFDANANALLIDYSDNGKGCEKSKIVKNGLQNMENRILSNKGTITFDTEPNKGFKVKITMPK; via the coding sequence ATGTTACGATCCCCGTTTTTTTATTTGCTAACTTTTCTCTTTTTCTTTTCTTGCAAAGAGAAGACAATTGCACCTGCTAAGGTAGATCTCAATCGCGAGAAAGCCTTAAAACTAAGAGATCTTGGCATCGAAAATCTCCAAAGCAAAAACTACAATGGCGCTTTTTATAATTTTAATAAATCAAAATTAGATTTTGAAATTTTAAAGGACAGTGCCAATATTGTCTACAATTTAATTCAGATGGCTTCTATCCAGCAGATAAATGGAGATTATTACGGAAGCAAAGAAACACTTACAGAAGCACTTCCGTACGTGAAAAAGAAAGACATTTACTCGGTTTCCATAAATAATTTTTTCGGAATTGCAGACAAGGAGCTCGCTCTTTATGATGATGCCATTTATTATTATAAGGAAGCGATAAAAGATGCCGAAAACAATGTTTCTAAATTCTCTCCTCTAAATAATATTGCTGTTATTTACATTGAGCAAAAAAAATACGAAAAAGCAATTCAGATTTTAGAATCGATTTTAAATGAAAGCCAAATTTCAAAACAAAGTAAAGCGCGTGTTTTAGATAACCTTGGTTTTGCCTATTTTAAAATTGGCAATACTGACAAAGGGCTTGCGTTAATGCATGAAGGCCTTAAAATTAGAAATGAAATTCAAGATTTATACGGAATTATTGGGAGCAATCTTCATCTGGTTCAGTACTACTCAAAAACCAATATTCAGAAATCTAATGCGTATGCCGTAAATGCATACGAAATTGCCACAAAACTTAATAGTATCGACGAGCGTTTAAAAGCATTATCTTTTCTTATCTCAAACGATTCGAAGGCTCAAAACGCTTATGCGCAAAAATTCATTTTTTTAAACGACAGCATAATAAAAGTTCGAAACAATTTTAAAAATAAGTTTGCCCGAATAAAATACGATTCAAAAAAAGAAAAGGACGAAAACCAAAAACTGAGGCTAGAAAAAGCTGAAAATCTAATTGCCCTTAAAGACGCCGAAAATGAGAGAAACATTTTTATTGCGTGCTTTGCTGTTTTCTTTTTCCTATTGGTTTACTTAAAAAAACAATATGATAACCGAAACCGCATTGAAAAAATGAAAACTGCATACGATATCGAAACCCGAATCGCAAAAGATATCCATGACGGATTAGCAAATGACGTTTTCCATGCTATCACATACACGCAGACTCAACCTTTAGCAAACGAAAGCAATAAGGAAAATTTACTTCAAAAACTCGATAACATCTACTCACGCGTTCGCGGAATTTCAAGAGAAAATAATGATATTGATACGGGCTCAAATTTCGCTAGTAATTTAAAAGAAATGCTCTCTACTTATAATAGCACTCAGACAAACGTTATTATTAATGGTGTTGAAAAAATAAATTGGGATTCGGTTGAAGATTTAAAAAAGATTGCCATTCAGAGAGTTTTACATGAATTAATGGTCAATATGAAAAAACACAGTGAAGCTCCTGTTGTATCTATTAAATTTGATGCTAACGCAAATGCGCTGCTCATTGATTATAGCGATAACGGAAAAGGCTGCGAAAAATCAAAAATTGTAAAAAATGGTCTTCAAAATATGGAAAACCGTATTTTGTCTAATAAAGGAACTATTACTTTTGACACTGAACCAAATAAAGGTTTTAAAGTAAAAATAACAATGCCTAAATAA
- a CDS encoding response regulator produces the protein MFKKVIIAEDFEEFNLAIKQTLNDFNIDNFQHAKYCDDAFLKVRKAIQDKEPYDLLISDLSFKKDHREVKIGSGDELIQKVRELQPDIKIIAYSIEDKSVRIKSLFEDSEINAFVLKGRNSIDDLKKALTLISSSEQKFISPEVASALQEKGNYEIDDVDIKILKYLSDGTSQDEIIEIFKSNDIKPNSKSAMEKRLAKLKDFFKANNTIHLVSITKDMGII, from the coding sequence ATGTTTAAAAAAGTAATTATAGCTGAGGATTTTGAAGAATTCAATTTAGCCATAAAACAAACTTTGAATGATTTCAATATTGACAATTTTCAGCACGCAAAATATTGTGATGATGCTTTTCTTAAAGTTAGAAAAGCGATTCAGGATAAGGAGCCGTACGATTTATTGATCAGTGACCTTTCGTTTAAAAAAGACCATCGCGAAGTAAAAATTGGCAGTGGCGACGAACTCATTCAAAAAGTACGCGAACTGCAGCCTGATATTAAAATCATTGCCTACTCTATTGAGGATAAAAGCGTTCGTATAAAATCACTTTTTGAGGATTCTGAAATTAATGCTTTTGTTCTAAAAGGCCGCAATAGCATTGACGATCTTAAAAAAGCGCTTACCTTAATTTCATCTTCCGAACAAAAATTTATTTCGCCCGAAGTTGCTTCTGCGCTTCAGGAAAAAGGCAACTACGAAATAGACGATGTCGACATAAAAATCTTAAAATATTTATCTGACGGAACGTCTCAGGATGAAATTATAGAAATCTTTAAGAGCAATGATATAAAACCAAATAGCAAAAGTGCTATGGAAAAAAGATTAGCAAAACTAAAAGACTTTTTCAAGGCTAATAATACCATTCACTTAGTTTCGATTACAAAAGATATGGGGATAATTTAA
- a CDS encoding DUF4236 domain-containing protein: MGFRFQKRIKLGGGLGLNISKSGISPSFRTKIGTFSKNGYSTKTGIPGVRYQNSGCLIIFAFTGILAFINLNNLIMKYKKIITISISLLILTGIIISCSDSGDSGDSGETSSNSGSNSNCPTKTCGDFSTRAQAQAAYNSNKSCYKNLDADGDGIVCENMK, translated from the coding sequence ATGGGCTTTCGATTTCAAAAAAGAATAAAGCTTGGAGGAGGACTTGGTTTGAACATTAGCAAATCCGGAATCTCTCCAAGTTTTAGAACAAAAATAGGAACTTTCAGCAAGAATGGTTATTCTACAAAAACTGGCATCCCTGGCGTGAGATATCAAAATAGCGGATGCCTTATAATATTTGCCTTCACAGGAATTCTTGCATTTATCAATTTAAATAATCTAATCATGAAGTATAAAAAAATCATAACAATTTCTATTTCCTTATTAATACTTACAGGCATTATAATTTCTTGTTCAGATTCAGGAGATTCGGGAGATTCGGGAGAAACAAGTTCGAATTCTGGTTCAAATTCAAATTGTCCGACAAAAACCTGTGGTGATTTTTCAACTAGAGCTCAGGCACAAGCAGCATATAATAGTAACAAAAGTTGTTACAAAAACCTTGATGCGGATGGAGACGGAATTGTATGTGAAAATATGAAATAA
- a CDS encoding TerB family tellurite resistance protein: MITLELKSHFLRLYQMALSDDQFDVLELQMLYHFADERGIPKEELDKLFLNPINAEFIVPEALHTKIEYLYDLTRIIWADGKITDDELNMLRKYCRKFDFIEENINDLSDYLIDCVQKKIGKEEIISQLNA, translated from the coding sequence ATGATAACACTAGAACTAAAAAGCCATTTTTTAAGATTATATCAAATGGCATTGTCTGATGATCAATTTGATGTTTTAGAACTTCAAATGCTATATCATTTTGCAGACGAAAGAGGAATTCCAAAAGAAGAACTCGATAAACTCTTTCTGAATCCGATTAATGCTGAATTTATTGTTCCCGAAGCTTTGCATACAAAAATTGAATATTTATACGATCTTACCCGAATTATTTGGGCTGACGGAAAAATAACCGACGACGAATTAAATATGCTGAGAAAGTATTGTAGAAAATTTGATTTTATCGAAGAAAACATCAATGATTTATCTGATTATCTGATTGATTGTGTTCAGAAAAAAATTGGCAAAGAAGAAATTATTAGTCAACTAAACGCTTAA